In Macadamia integrifolia cultivar HAES 741 chromosome 13, SCU_Mint_v3, whole genome shotgun sequence, one DNA window encodes the following:
- the LOC122059760 gene encoding probable jasmonic acid carboxyl methyltransferase 2: MLYTTNIPPCLKVADLGCSSGTNTLLVITEIIEALDKRCHQLNRDTPEFQVFLNNLLSNDFNIIFKTLPAFYEKLKKEKGEKFGYCSISGLPSSFYERLFPSSTIDFVHSSYSLRWLSQVPSMTESNKGNIYFVRMSPPSVHKAYLEQFQKDFSLFLSLRSKKITSGGRMVLTMLGRRSEDPFGNACYIWEYLSKSLNDLVSEGLTEEAKVDSFNLPFYMPSSEELEAIVSAEGSFYLDELEFFYINWDGCDDDDNKELVFNRFTSGQKVAKIIRAVIEPLIACHFGDSVIEILFSRFMEYVSDHLSRDEGKLVNFIISLRGK, encoded by the exons ATGTTGTATACCACCAACATACCTCCATGTTTAAAAGTAGCAGATTTGGGCTGCTCATCAGGGACAAACACCCTACTGGTGATCACAGAGATCATCGAGGCTCTTGATAAAAGATGTCATCAGTTGAATCGTGATACACCAGAATTTCAAGTGTTCCTCAATAATCTTCTAAGTAATGACTTCAACATCATTTTCAAGACCTTGCCGGCTTTCTATGAAAAactaaagaaggagaagggtGAAAAGTTTGGGTATTGTTCCATCTCAGGATTACCTAGTTCTTTCTATGAGAGGCTTTTTCCAAGCAGTACTATAGACTTTGTTCATTCCTCTTACAGCCTTCGTTGGCTCTCTCAG GTTCCATCAATGACTGAAAGTAACAAAGGAAATATTTACTTCGTAAGGATGAGTCCACCAAGTGTGCACAAAGCATATTTGGAGCAATTTCAAAAGGATTTCTCCTTATTTCTTAGCTTGCGTTCCAAGAAAATAACATCAGGAGGGCGAATGGTTCTAACAATGTTAGGCAGGAGAAGTGAAGATCCCTTTGGCAATGCATGTTACATATGGGAGTACTTGTCTAAGTCACTAAATGACTTAGTCTCAGAG GGTCTCACTGAAGAAGCTAAAGTGGATTCATTCAATTTGCCTTTCTATATGCCTTCTAGTGAAGAGTTAGAGGCTATAGTTAGTGCGGAAGGATCGTTTTATCTTGATGAACTAGAATTTTTTTACATCAATTGGGATGGgtgtgatgatgatgacaacaaAGAGCTCGTGTTTAATAGATTTACAAGTGGGCAGAAAGTGGCAAAGATTATAAGAGCAGTGATAGAACCCTTGATCGCTTGTCACTTTGGGGATTCTGTGATTGAAATTCTGTTTAGTAGGTTTATGGAGTATGTCAGCGATCACCTCTCAAGGGATGAGGGTAAATTAGTTAATTTCATCATTTCCTTGAGAGGGAAGTGA